A part of Paenibacillus sp. sptzw28 genomic DNA contains:
- a CDS encoding YunC family protein, with product MMRMVPMTLDSGKVVLGIEVKLPKTTLLAVATDSGYIMCGALDVALLNERLKERNIIAGRAVGVRTLEELMDAPLESVTAGAEALGIKQGMKGSDAIGLMT from the coding sequence ATGATGCGTATGGTTCCCATGACGCTGGACAGCGGAAAAGTTGTGCTTGGTATCGAGGTCAAGCTGCCGAAGACGACGCTGCTTGCGGTGGCAACCGACAGCGGCTACATTATGTGTGGAGCGCTGGACGTTGCTTTATTGAACGAGAGGCTGAAGGAGCGGAACATTATTGCAGGGCGTGCGGTTGGTGTCAGAACCTTGGAGGAACTGATGGACGCTCCGCTTGAATCGGTAACAGCGGGGGCGGAAGCGCTCGGAATTAAGCAAGGGATGAAGGGTTCGGATGCCATCGGGCTGATGACCTGA